CCAATTTCCTGTACTAGCAACATTTTACATCGAATTTGAAACTTATGTTGTTTGAAGTAGTCACTTTAATGTTTGGTGCTCTTCGTTTAGTAGAAAGCAATGCTAATCTTCATACCATTCAATACACTCATTTTCATATGAATTAACATGGCATACGTGTTTTAAATGgtttaacttttcttttgtttttttaagtggcTAACACgaaaaagtcatttaaaacacATCACGTCAACTAATATGAAATGAGTTTGAAGAGTTATACAACTTGTTAATAGAGAATCACAACCTTGagccatttgattaaaatacgACGCTCAATATAAATTCGTTTATTCAAGGGGAAAATAATTTGTTATGGCATGGCTTAGCGAATTTGAAAGTACTGCATTCTCCTACACGGAATGTCCGGTTGATTTTAGCACCAGATCCTCTCTTGTTCATGTAACCTGGATAGTACCATCTTTCAAATGGCACTTTCTCAACCAAAAACAGCCCAATCTCCTCTGCCAACTCCTCTATCTCCCACTTTCTGAAAGGGTAAGCCGTCTTGTGGGTAATGTGAACTTCTCCATTCTCTGTCACCATGTGATTTGCATTACTCAAGAACCCGCTAATCACCTTCCGGTGaagtctgaaaaaaaaaaatatataaacatgaTTCCTAGCTACTTGTTTTGCTgtcttgaagaaaaagaagaagaagagaaaaaagctTACTCAATTTGGCGCTCTTCACATTCAGTCCAAATGAAACCAGCATGAGGGAAATTGAAGACTATCCTGTCGAACAATTTCAAATGAAGGAGAGGGTGTAGGATCATAGAATGGGCATTCACATCATGTAAAACAGTGCATCTCCGCTCCTCCAATTCTTTCAAATTGCTCATGGCATTCGAATATTTACTCATCAATACCTCTTTGAATTAGCCCAAAATCATGTAAACAAATTAACATACTATATGCATTAATTAAATGTATAAGAAGAGTAAATGAAAGAATGTTGTGACAGGTAATTGCACCCAACTGATACCTTTGGAATCAAAAGAGGTGGCAATCATGTTCTCAGCAGTGCCAAATTCTTTTGCTAAGCATGCAGCAAAAGAGAAATCTCCCTCACCCACCAGAAGTATTTTATGAGAGCTGCTATAATGCTCTATCCATTTCTCCGCTCCATTATCATCTGCACTACTACACTCACCCATTTGATTCTCTTTGaagttaaaaattttcaaatttcttctGTAGCTAGCTGTTAACATCTTCATATATGTGTGGGATATATAGGATTTGCAGTACTCTTGGAGCAGCTAGCAAATGCTTCCCGTTGGATTGAATGAGCATTTGAATcaacaataaataatatatatgctacTAGCTATCATTAAAATCACCCACTCATTTCCGAAGAAATTCAAGTTCAAAGGCTTTCAATTTCCATGCATTTATGTGGTGAGGTCTCCTAGTACTCCTCGATCGCTTGCTTTCCCTATGGGCCCATTAATGTTTGTTTACCGACGTTTATTGTTCATGGTGCCTGTTTGAATTCTTGGTTGGGCCCTTTTTGTGCATTTGTTGTCTCTGTCTCTTTGTTTATCTAGCacgagaggaagaaaaagaacatggTAAATGGTATGTTTTGTTGACTTCCTTCTTGTGGCAACTTGTTACAGCTTATTCACAACCATATAACATAGAAATTAGAAAGGTCAAATTATAGGATTCGGCTTACATCCATTTGTTGCCTCTGGGGGCATCCCATCTTACTAATAATAATGAAGGGCTTTGAACTGGACTTTCTCCATAGAACCTATAAGGTAGATGGACCACCCCAGGTGATTCAGGGTGGCGGATCGGAGTCGCCTTTGGAGGTGATCAATGACCACccctattcttttttttttttgtttttaagttcaAGTTTCTTTAGAGtattttcatcaatattttATGTCTAAAAAACAAGTGTTATGCATGCGATTGGGATGAACTGACCTAACAAAAGGTATGATTTTGCCAATAATTTATAGTAGTTTAAGGTAATTGAGTGTGATAATGATACTTTCACATGTAAATAAATGCTAGTCAAATGAAGTTCAAAGGTAATTaaccatttaattattttatatataaaggaTTGAAATCCCTTCTAATtactcaaaattaaaaatttttatgtCACAAAAGCGtagcccttcattttaaatctagtGCCAAGACACCCTcgaattatattttcttttatgagtaACTCTTTATCAAACTGActgtttatattttctcttattaattattatgGTACAATTTTTGATTAATGTTGAACATCAGACAGTGGTAGGCCCCCCAAAACGTAAATCTTGCGTAGCCTTGTTGTGGTTTTGCTTTCCTTTTGTGTACTATATTCATATGTGCCCCACGGTTCCTTTGTCCATTGCTATCATGTTGTCATTTTTAAGCATCTCAACCTTTTTTTGTGGTTGTGTAAGGTGTTTGGCTGGAAAGCTTTAGTGTAGAAATGGTATAGAAATGACCAAAGGCGAGAAAATTAGAGTTGCTGAAGAATATCTCAAATAAATGGAGTAAAACACTAATCAGGAAAGGAATTAACATTGTTGATGGCCAAGATAATAGAGCCAGGATAATTGAAGGCAACATGTACTTCACCAACATTTACATATCCATCAAAGCATGCTTTTTTGAGTTGTCATCTACCCCTCCATGAATTTTTTGTAAGATTTCATTTGTTTCAGAAGGTCCCAAAAAGGTTGAGAATTACGCCATTCAAATCCATGGCCCTGTTTGCCAATGGTCCTGAGCTGGTACTGTAACAGGACCGATACTGTAGTACTTTTTTTGGGTATATGTGTGATtagttttagtgaaaatgttttattgggaaaagtgaaaaaatatattttatatgaaaaaatataaaaaatttgttttgtggtatttttttatttgaataataataaaaaaattattgatgtggtataaaaagtagagatattaagattaattttgaagtgaatttttttttttttgggattgaggtCGGTCTCGATACAGTACCAGCCCaaggccattggcaaacagtAAACCATTTCTACTTCTCAAACTGAGAAAGGACCATCAAAAACACTACTCCACCAAACTTTGCCAAGCCAAACATgcatcaaaaatatttttgaagaaaCTATTTTTccattgaaaatattttctgacaaataaaaaatatacttgCATCAAAACAAACTAACTAAGCCAAAGTCTCATTTTGGGCATCAAGCCACATGTCTCGATCTAACCACagaatcattaaaaaaataaataaataaataaaaacacaaaataaagaaataaattattgtcaaaaaaattatctttttttttttgaatgcttGTAGGACTAGATCCATATCTATAATTGCATGGGACATC
This genomic interval from Corylus avellana chromosome ca3, CavTom2PMs-1.0 contains the following:
- the LOC132174630 gene encoding uncharacterized protein At4g26485-like; amino-acid sequence: MGECSSADDNGAEKWIEHYSSSHKILLVGEGDFSFAACLAKEFGTAENMIATSFDSKEVLMSKYSNAMSNLKELEERRCTVLHDVNAHSMILHPLLHLKLFDRIVFNFPHAGFIWTECEERQIELHRKVISGFLSNANHMVTENGEVHITHKTAYPFRKWEIEELAEEIGLFLVEKVPFERWYYPGYMNKRGSGAKINRTFRVGECSTFKFAKPCHNKLFSP